gcaaaaacaaaataaatctaaaagGGGGGAAAATACTTTTACAAGGCACTGTATTGGCTTGCTTACAGTACTGCAACATATCAGGATATTTTGAATCGTGTCCCATCCCTGCCCTGATTCTCTGTGTTTCCTGTCTGTGCTTGTGTATCTGTTTTTGTTTACCTGTTCCCCATGctgtgtgttcatttgtagctccgccccagtgTTGGTCCTCGTCTTTACCTTTACTGTTGtcacctgtgtttatttgtagctccgccccctgggcccaggtgtttcctgtttcctgtccttgtccgtgtgtatttatagtccgtgtaATTCTGTTCTTATGGTCGGTTCTTGTACATCTTAGCGTCAGTCAGGTCCTGTGGTTCTTTTGTTTCCGTGTCTTCATGTATtcagtgtttacttgtttctttagtaccttgattttgtttgtttattttgctttattgtttttttttttctttaaataaatactcACTCGCATCTGCATCTGCCTCCGCATCCTCCCTGCTCCTTAGCCTGACAGTAAGCCCTATATTGTAATATGAATCATGTAGGCAAGttcttgatagatagatagatagatagatagatagatagatagatagatagatagatagatagatagatagatagatagatagatagatagatagatagatagatagatagatagatagatagatatcgtTTTAGATTAGATAACTTTGAATGCTTTGGCTGCTCTGTTAAGTCAGCAAGAGGTAAACAGATCCTCCACGAAGGGCAGTAAACATGTGAACAATGATCTAATGATGATACTCATAATGAAGGAGATATTATCCatgaataaacatacatatatgttGGAAACCTGCTCTTCTAATGTCCTAATCAATGAAAACCCTAAGAAAACATGTATAGTTAACCATCTGGGGTCTACAAAATCACCAGCCAACTCAATGTCTCTATTAATATCTTAATAGAAACATTGAGAAAATACAGTGCAGGAATACATCCAGAGTTACCAGGCTATGAATACGATTAAGATCTCATTGCACCCTAGTAAATTGATTGTTCGCCTTGCCTTAAAAGCAACGTTTATGGAATACTGTACAGAAGTATAAATCTAATGCAAGTGCATGTTTGCAATGTGGCAGAATACTGCTGAGCACAAATTATTTCATAAGTAGAGCTTAGTGGAcacaaaatatatacttaattctaCTAAATTGATGCTCAAGCTGGGCATTTTTGCACAAAAACTTGGTCACAAACTTAATATAactgttaaaaaagttaaaaaacctagagttaaacaaaaatatgtgaaagtgttaaactgtgtgagtttattctccaacttaaactacaagttgagtagTTTAAGGTGGAAAGTACTCTTTGGCGGTGtggtatttcagagtttattccaaggtgttgaggagcgtgactgaactctctctaatgggcgtgtcccccaatcctagcttaccatcagtgtgaagtcttgcacACCAAGGCTTCCATTCATGGGGTATtgcattatattttataaaatggttGTTTGCTTAGccgatgtgttgttggctataagagcaagttaccatattctgcactgttaagtgtgacaaagtgctggaaaTGTACTAAAAACTGCAATGTAGGATAAAAGTTCTTATGCAATGAAAAAATACTGACATACATTTTTTGGTTATGAACTTGTTATTGCAATGTGgtcatttttactcctaaatgtttcagggttttttaataatattggtTTAATAAcaatttgtttgcattatttgtttgcaactcccacaacagttcagttTTAattcctgaacagagttaaaactCCCAGAAAAGACTTACTTTAACTCATAAGTCATAGAGTGTATTTGATGGTCATGCATAttcacttaaaatgagttgatattaactctcatgGAGAGTTctgtttattccaaaaaacagaatttgctgtgtgataaaagcttgtttttttaaaacatgagCTCTAAGAGCTTTTGACTAAAATAAACTGAGTTAACTCAAAAAGATGCTGAAGTAACTTTACATACCATTATTATGTTGACCTGTCATTGAATCTAACATCAGGGGAGGAAGCCTGGTGTTCCCACTGCCCAGTGCTCCCACTCTAAAAAGCCTCACAGTCCTGATATTAATCCAGCCACATTTCCAGTCAGATCAAGACAATTGGACACACTCTGCGACCCTAATGGTCCTTAATGTCCAGAGCCTTTCTCAGGGCCTCAGTTTTCCCATTCCACGCTGATGTGTCACAATGAAGGAAAGCCGCTCTGAGCCATCGAGGAACATAGAACATGAAGCTGCAGCGGACCCCCAATCCTTCCTGTTGTCACAGCAACAAAGCAACAGCCTGATTTTTAAGCCCTGTACTTcaactcattggccactttatcagaaacacctaccttgtacttcaACTTACAGGCCATTAAAGTAAACCCTGCACTGAGATTCAActcactttattagaaccccctaCTTTAAAATTTCCTCACTGGgcattttactaaaaacagtGACCTCATACACACATGCTGTACTCCTCAAAAAAAACCTTACATCAAGAAACATAAAGAGTTCAATAAAGagtcttaaaggggcactaaagcTTCTGATTTATgctgactccactctcagctcaaataaaaaaaggctaaaaaaatgggaggggtagtttgggcaggggactgggtgatgtatgggtttagaggcagggcaggagggagagctgatagGCTTAAGATGTTCTTTCttttactttgattttatttatgAGCTTTTTTCTTAGTATTAACATATTTCATAAGTTTGATCCACGTAAGCATCTACATTTCAGGGCTGGTCCTGTTGGACAAGAGGTTAGCAGTCCGTGCCAGTGTTGCCATTATATTTTCCTCGAAGTTCGACACACATTCCCAAAGGATCTGCACAGctggaagagtgtgtgtgagtgtgtgtgtttctgtgtgcctGTGTTTATCTATTAATCATGGCATGAAGTGTTCACCACTCCAGGAGGAGAATCAGTGGTTAGAATAAAGACATGTTTGTGTGTTCTCTTTTATGTGTtgtctttatttttgtttagacCATTGCATTTATTGTGTGTATGGGATTATAATATTATAAGATGCTTAAAACTCCTACCTTGAGCACTGGTGGTgcttgagatattaaaaaaggttaaaaactttAAACTATTTCATTAAACAGAATGTTCCGAATGAAAACAGAGCACTGCCCCCCTATACTTCACACTTCAGCATTTCTGATTATAAGTAAATGTGAGTGCATCGTGCTGCTCACTAGCCTTGAGCCTCAAAGTTTCTTTCACACGCGACATGTATCAAAAATAAAAGGTCTTGAATCCAAAACTTCTCTTGGTTACTTTATCTTTACTGTGAACGTATGATACAACACAAAATAGAATTCCTAACTAAATGAAGTTACATTCCATTTAAAGTTACACGACAGTCAAAAGAGTGTGATGCTCCTGGCTCGAGGCTTCTTGAGTCTTCTatgtgtcaggtgcgggtgcagggaggacgcggaggcggacgcaaatgcaaacaaaaggggatttattaacaaaaacagatacaaaatacacagggatttactgATAACAAGActaaggaaactggggaaaacatggaacactgacagacgataaacgtacaaggatcgacaccggggaaatggaacacggaccttaaatagaggtgcacacacacaggaaacaggaaacacctgggacgaaggggcggagctacaaaagaacacaggtgagtggaaaaacactgggaaagaaacacagacctgagaataacacagacatgagaagctgacagacaaaagacctgacactaTGCGTCATTACGCTTATATAGTGGAGTtagtagccaatcagattacagcatcgCACAAAATTTCTGTTAAATATTAACTAAGTATTAAATCCACATCACAACGATATACAACTTTAACCAAACCAAAGAAATGGCTctaacagtaaatattaataatctacagttacagtggatAAAGGAATCACCAGCATAAGCTGTTGCGCTCATACTAGTGCGAAACTAAagtttcttctattctttttttttatataattttatttctgatttttccccattttctcccaatttggatatccaattgtcccacccctttgtgcgtccccatcacagGTGACGCCggcgacccttggaggatgcagacgagcacacgcctcctccgacacgtgtgaagtcaatcaccccttttttcaagctgctgcggatgaatcactgcctgagcagctagcgcgctcggaggaaagcacagcggctaggttccgattcatcagctcacagacgcctcgtgccgcccagcgccaccttaagtgtgatggggggagagcgccatctacccaccccagagggagcagagccaattttgctccctctaagcgccggcagcttgatggcaaagctgcatgagcgggggttcgaacctgcgacctcctgctcttagtggcagcgcattagaccgctgccCTAGTttcttctattctattcttctatttttctattgtttaatagacAACAATAGCATGATAGAAAAGgctttttttacactgcaaaaaaatgagttctttttcttcttttcctcttttgGCTGGACCAAATGTTGTAGCAAATGTTGTGTGCAGCACCTATTACACCTGCTATCCTGCTATACTGGTTTTGGACCAGAGAAGACATGTGTAAAAGTGAGGCTTCAGACCCTGAGCATGTGTGTGCTGAAGCACTGCTCCTGCTGTACGGCAGATTTCTGCAGGAACGATCAGCTTTCAGAGGTTAAAGCTTCTCCCGCAGTTTGTCTCAGTGAGGCGTGTAAAAATGTAAGTTGGATCATTTCAGCTGTGGTGGGTTTCTCATAAAAGCCTTTTTATTGTGATGTTTTAAGGGTTGGctgtcttctgtgtgtgtgtgtgtgtgtgtatgcgcacGGGCTTATTAACAGATAGATGagagtagggctgggcaatagtGTAAAAATCTTATATCACTTTATTTAAAGACGATCTTTCCCATAATGAGCTTTAATCAAATTTGATTAAATCAATATATTTGATTAAATCAAATATACTGCAATTCGTCCAGTTCTTCTTGACTAATTATGCTCTAAATAATTAAGTATATACAGTTGGGCCAGTATCTTttaagggtaacactttattttaaggaacacaaattaggcgcttattaatgtcttattatttgttcagtaaagccttaattagacatttgtaaatgtaaatttattcactacttattaggttttgttctgtgtaagtgttattggtgtgtAATTAGTGGTCTTTTATGATTAATAATGGccgtattagttcttatagtgtcATAGTGTCACTGTCATAATGCGGACGGAATACAGACGCTCGCAGAAACAGAGTTTAGAATTGATTAAAAATTAGTTAGTTACAGGGCTTGTCGAGTACAAAAACAAAGTAACGCCAGCAAACAGGTACATCAGAGATAAGACCATACCAGAaacaggagacagtccagagttcatacacagggaagccagtatcagagatactccaaaaatcagaaacgtaaacagtccaggtaatacacgaaAATCCACAGtagaggcaaaggcaaaaattggagttgagaaaacaaaaagcaaggtcatacacggaaaaaaataatcacagaaaataacgctttgtaaagtggatgaaaccaggcaatacgcggaaCAGGTGTGTGCATGCAGTGTCCTTAAATAGGGCAGGTAATCAATACTccggcttcctggaggaagcaggtgaggtgtcacatgagggggtgtgtgtgtgttatgtcaGCGgatggtgcgttctgggtagtgtagttgttagcctgagaacctccgttggagctcagtgtggaaggaacagaagcgcctacagcaccagacgtgacatgcACAATAAACGGTTTGTATTCTTGGGAATAATTTGAAATGTCTTAATAACTTGAtatatttaggaataatttaGTGTATTTGGGAATAATGTGATATATTTGGAACAATTTGGTATATTTAGAAATTATTTGGTATATTTGGGAAAAATTTTGACAGATTTTCTAGttctttataattaatataattgttAAAAGTCATGTTCATATGTTGCCATTGCTGTTACAGTTGCCATTTTAGCTATATTGGTCTCTGCAAATAaaaccagtcagtcagtcaatctacattttacatttagaAGTTGAGAGTCATCAACTTCTAAAtctaacagaaaataaaactgcttgaattcaatacataataaatgtgctaaaatgtgttttctgttaacTGCATTTTTAACATTCAACTTCTGTACATGGAAAGTCAAACACACAGTTCTTTTTAgtctctaattagtgatgaacagaacctcactttagaaaaTGTGTCAGGTAGGGtgcgggaaggacgaggaggcggacgcaaacgcaaactccacacaaattaaacaaacacaaaataaacataaacttaacaaagAAACCAGCACTGAGTATAAACAGGAAAAACAcaaggaccactaacagacgtaaaaacgtacaaggatcgacacacgAGAAAggaaacacggactataaatagtggtggacacaaacgggaaacaggaaacacctctaaggggcggagttacaaatgaacacaggtaagtggaaaatGACAGGAAaacaacacagaggagcacgggtcacatGGGGTTCATACACAGACATGAGaagagacaggaaacagggcaaagacgtgacaATATGGTACATTTCTTGGTGTATAAGTGACTTGTTAAGCTCGTATTTAAATACGAAGTGAGGGGGATTgattgattattaatcatttccacataacagaccgctaattaagcaccaaaaacacttacacagaataaagcctaataagtagtgaataaatcatttacaaatgtctaattaaggctttattaagcaaataatgagAGATTAACCATTAATccataaaataaagtgttacccttttaAGCACTGATAAAATACTTGATATGCTTGAAAAGGCTATATTTGAACTTAGgataagaaaatgtatttaaaaaataatataaaatatcacaatattttacacCTCTAGATGAGTAGGGGTATTACACAGTTTGCTCTATCTCTGTTTACACAAAATAGTCCACACAAAATATAGGGCTCTAATAGGAAAATGTGGGATATAATATGGAAATGTGAGAACCATCTCCACTGTAATGTAGAGCACTACCATTTCTTTAAACTGTTTATGGGCTCCCAGAGCAGGATggttatgaagaaaaaacattgtttacaggAAGTAAAAAGGGAAGTGAGTTATTGAAATGCATAGGAGAGCAATTAAAATTATACTATcattagttttttatatatttgtactatattttttatatttatattattagtaCCTCCAGGCACACTTACCTTCTGTAGCTTCTTGAGGCAGTCAGAGATGTACAGAGTGATGTAAATCAATGTTCACTCAGCTTCActctaataaatatttaacaaattaaaaatgacTACTATAACAGACATATGTGCTCAAAATACAATACATAAAGAGCACAAAACTTTCATTTTAAATGATTGACACCTCTAATACAATATAactttgccaatctaatgctgacaTTCGTTAAAAAGAACTTTTAAAAACTGAGATGCATCCAGCAGTATGCGTCAGgaaaaatgtttgtagtttaagcagttaaaatagtgctgttgattttgtttttaataaagcgccacaatcctGCTCACTGCCTGTTCCAGCAAGATCCAAAAGTGTGGTAGTCTCTCATAATTACAGTATGATAATTACAGAATGAGATCACTCATGTTGGTTGTTAAATAAATCCGTCGTGTGAGCATAATTATCGCTTTTCGTATTATTTTTGCTGcgttttagaaaaatatatatagaaaaaaagtaGCGTTTGGGTATCGAATCAAATTCAAAGTACCGTACCGGTACTAACAATACCCAGTCCTAATCCCTACAGACCttttactgtctgtctgtgtgtttataactGTCTGTGTAtgtggttattattatttatatatccaTTATTTGTAATGATGAcagagacaatgatttttttaggatttttattttgcaagattctgtACAAAAATAAATGAGAACTTTCTGCATTTTGCTTTTTTaacataaatttaatttcagataaattcacTTAACTTCAACTCAATATCAAGACTTAAATATTACGTACAGTAAatgagtcaatcctttcttttcgtaaactttacttaatttctacatacaatattacccaattacaattacttacttaaTACAgcattactcaaatcatttatgatacacaataaattataattcctgacatttaaaacacaggaattataatatattacgtatcatacattatttgagtagTATTGTATAAAGgaagtaattgtaattgggtaatattgtgtgcagaaactaagtaaagttcactaaaagaaaggttCAGTCCACTTATTTACTCTACGTGACATTTAAGTTatgtaaatttatctgaaattaaatgtacttaaagtaaattacattttagtcatttttttcactgtggttgaGATGTATTCGGTGTTCAGGTGTTCAGAGTGGGTTTGGTGCGAAATGCTTTGTTCCAGAGAAGCAGACAGAGTCAGAACGGGTCACAGTGATGGAGACGGGACCCGTACGTCTGAAGGGTGGACTGGGGGACGCTGGCCGGCCCCGGGCGAACCCCTCACAAGCTTTGCAGGGCTTGTTTGGGGGCGGGACATTCCCAGCTGGTTGACTGGGAAGTCCCGATGCCACAGGGCCGGTGCGTTTCCCACCGAGCAGAGACCCCACCTCCCCAGAGGACGCCCAGAAACTGGGTTACCTCACTTACCAGGACTCTAAGAAAGAGCCTCTTGCAAGAGGAAGGTGGAGCCGCTGCCTCATCCACCTCTTCAGATGTGGTTCCTGttctccaccactgtgaacaGCTCTGAGTCTGTGAGCTTCTCTAGAACGGAGCATTCGACACCAAACCCAGTCTGAACAGCTGAACACTGAATAACACCTCAACTACATAGAACAATAAATTaaagattgattaattgattattaaaGAAGTAACTGCTTTACTGCTGATTGGTCTTTTAAATGAACAAACTTCTCCACCGCGCTCTCAGCCTTTTTATGGCTGCCCAGATACCGCAAAGCGGCTCGGGCGTGGGTCCTGTGGAGAAAGCAAGAGAACAGTTAGTGGATTCAGTGCTGGTTTATTCGTTCCTTCATCTGATTGGTCGATTAAAGCAGAAGTTAAAGTTGCTTACCTCACTTCCTGGGCTGCGTCGAAAGCCAGTGTGCTGACGGCAGGAATGATTTCACTCGCAAACGTTTTCTTGCCAGTCAGCACATGGGAAACCCCGACCACCTGCAGGAGCATCAACAGGCTCTGCGAGGTGGCGGCCCTGCAGACCGGGTTTCTGTGCCTGAACAGAAGAGAGAGTGAACGAACACAGTCAGATAGatacacatgatcacatgacctgGTGGCACTTCCTTTTAGATTTAGTTTCCATTTCAAATCTATTAATGAATAAGTGAcgtgaatgtatatatatatatttacctcagtccACCAGCCAGCAATCCCTGCAGGACTCGGCCAGGTGAACAGTGGTGCACTAAAGTGCCGAGGGCTAGCTCCACACCCTGCCTTATAAAAAGGCTGGTCTCCCCAGCCTTGTGAAGGAGGGTGCGAGCAGCGCCCTCTACCTCACTGTCCATTTCCCTCTGCAGGTGAGTGAACAGGTGAGCCATGGTTGTAATAGCGTCCCGAGAGACTATGCTGCGGAGGTTTTTAACCTGAGAGAGTGGAGACAACAGAAGCAGCACACTAAGCCTCGGCCTGTTGAACccaatcagtttctgaatcgtaTCATTATATCACAGAAGAAGCTGCTGTAGAGGGAAGTGTGTATGAAGTGTGTTAAATAAACTCTTACCTCCGCGATGACGGCTGTGGTGACGTAGTGGAGCTCTGGCAGCAGCACCTCAGCGTGGTGTTCAGCCAGAGCTCGCACAAGCCGTAGTCCCTCGGTCTTCCTTTCCCTGTTTCACAAGCCAAACATTCAGAGAACTATAGGTTGAAACACGTCTGAAAGATGGTGGCTATAATGATGTTTTCAATAATCTTCAGCTCTTATAACTCTCTTATAGACTCTGAAACAGATCACTGCTCCGTTAGAGCTGTAGTAGAAATCTTACCATTCCTCATCCTGCAGGAGGCACAGTGCCTGGCCGAGAGCTTCCTCAGGCCTGTTGAGGGGATCCTCGCTGGTCAGGGATGGCGGCACCAGTGGCTGCTCCACTCCCTGACCTTTCCCAACGGCCTGAGGAGCTGCCCTGATGTTACTGGGCTTCTTCCTGCGTACTCGCTCCACCTGACCTGCTTCGTCCTTCTTGCTGTGGGCGGCCATTTTGGTAATGGCCTCAGGTTCCTCCGCCTGTCTAGAATTGGTATTCTGCTTCCTGTGATTGATtatatgaacaataaataaagggAAGACTAAGTAAGGTCTAGTTTTAGGGATTTTTACTGTAGGGATTTTTTTTAGGGATTAAAGACGCTCAACGTTTAAAACTGGAACTGACCTGGTGAATTGTAGGCTGTCAGCTTATTCACCACCACTGGAACGGTAGCAGCGACAGGCAGAGGCTCAGGTGGAGGAGTTGGTTGGAACTGGAGTTGGAGGGGCCGTGAAGGTAACTCTCCAAAGGAGGAGTTCCCCAAGGCCTCGCTCCATGCTGGCTCTAGACCCTTCAGTCGGCGAAACCTGCTGCCGGTGGTTTTTGCAGCAGCAGGTTTCGCGGGTGGTGGACCGGTCGTGTGCCTCATCAGAGGCGGCCCAGGAACCCACGGCGCAATTTTTGGGAGATAAAAGTCCTTGTCTCCGAAATTCATCTCTGAACGTAAGAGAGAGAACTTGATGTGCAGCTGCTAAAATAATAGTAGTCGCACCATCTGACTGGAACACTGAGTGACGAGTCCTTAGATACTTTGGCCTGGTGATGTCACCATATATGTCACCACTGTACGCTAGCTAAAGTTCCGGCCATGACGTCATGGCGACGAGTTCAGAAGCAGAGACGCCTGCACAGTACAGTGTGCTGAAATGTTAGTATAATGCTAGCATTAGCACAATGTTAGCGCCCAATGTTAGCGTAACATGAGTAATTAATGTCCAGCACTGGCTGGTAATGCAGTGCAACAGTGTAACACAATCAGAGAACACAGAAGAACAGTTACAGAGGAAAAAAGCAGCAATCAGATTATTGATATAGATCATATAAAATGTGTGATTCCTAACATAATTATATAATCTCAATTAAAAACAATACATATCAGACTCGTTCCAGTTTTTAGTGaaatgggaaaatctgcttttagctacagagcagcaccagtgagctggaattcactacaggaaacattgaagctcagctcactggaaccacttttttcttattttaattttttaattttcttttatttatttttgttttttattagtacttttattttttattgtatttattttattaaattttattttaatgttttacattttcattcttgttcttagtttcATTTAATCATTTCTTATCAATTTAACATttgactttacttttactattatctatttacttattttatattttacacgttttacttttttgtgtcaaatttgtttttttaagtattttagaattttctgttttacatatatatttttattagatgttgatttaaaattagtacttcctttattttattttattttttgtactattttatttcttattatttctaatttattattaaatttgtttAGTCCTTTTGATCAATCCCTTTgttataaatgctcggcaacattgtaaatgagggtcaccctcaatgtttttcaatgagtgaaaataaagattgattgattgattgattgacattaAGCACTCCTCACTCACTGTgatttttcttgttgttgttcatatatatataagctaaatATGTGAGTTAAACGCAGATTTTCACATGAGATTTCATTGAATCTTAATAAGAGTAGAATAGACTCTTAATAAAGTATGTTTGGCCGACCAACACGACCAACATAACCAAGCTGGTCGAACACcaatttagaaaaaggtgttAAAAAAAAGGATTGTTTGGGTTTCGGTAAAGAATTcaatgtataaaaaatgttaaaactatATCCAGCCCTAGTGCAGCATTTatttaatgcaattttaaaagaaaacaacaacaacaacaacaacaacaacagtgtaTCTAAGTCAGAATTTTTCGTTATGAGCAAGAAAACGCTCATAAATGCTCATAATGGGAATTTCAGACACTGCTAAATTaatctatatataatatttaaaattgtaaaatatttgtagtttaagcagttaaaatgttgattttgttcttaataaagcaccacaatcacactcattgtttttttttgttccaacaaaATCCTAAAGTATAGTAGTTTGTTTATGGTAGTTTGACTTTGTGTTTGATTAACAGAAAGAGTGTAGAGAGGATCCTAATGGTGAATTCAAGACGACGGTGGTCCGCATTTGACTAAGCCCTCCCGTCAGAGCAACACCCACTTACAGTAAATGGTAATTTACATCCCAGCCAACCAATCAAAAGAAGTATCTCAGTGTAGGGACCTACAGTAATCACAAGCTATGCTTTTATTTCAGTTTCCTGCAGGCATGTAGAATCTGATTTGTTCAGGATTCTTCAGCGTGGACATTCTGATAcaaaacccacacacacattttctatcCAGAgcaatttttaatcatttttaatcatgttttatttgttttagtgaaATGCGTAGTAAAAATATGTTTAGCAACCAATTAAACAGATAATAATAAACAGCAGtgctgattattaaaaaaatatggacAATTTAGACAAACTTTTTCAGCATTTAACGTTCTCTAGAATGTGTCGATTGGTAAAGTTAAATAAGGATGGAAATGTTCAAGCGCTGCTGTTTCTGGTGAGCTGTTGTGATCAGttctaaattaacatttttcattgaaaggaaaatatagtgaaGGATTTAGTCAAAT
This genomic interval from Astyanax mexicanus isolate ESR-SI-001 chromosome 1, AstMex3_surface, whole genome shotgun sequence contains the following:
- the LOC111189577 gene encoding TOG array regulator of axonemal microtubules protein 1-like; amino-acid sequence: MAAHSKKDEAGQVERVRRKKPSNIRAAPQAVGKGQGVEQPLVPPSLTSEDPLNRPEEALGQALCLLQDEEWERKTEGLRLVRALAEHHAEVLLPELHYVTTAVIAEVKNLRSIVSRDAITTMAHLFTHLQREMDSEVEGAARTLLHKAGETSLFIRQGVELALGTLVHHCSPGRVLQGLLAGGLRHRNPVCRAATSQSLLMLLQVVGVSHVLTGKKTFASEIIPAVSTLAFDAAQEVRTHARAALRYLGSHKKAESAVEKFVHLKDQSARSSQTQSCSQWWRTGTTSEEVDEAAAPPSSCKRLFLRVLVSEVTQFLGVLWGGGVSARWETHRPCGIGTSQSTSWECPAPKQALQSL